From a region of the Fischerella sp. JS2 genome:
- the nifN gene encoding nitrogenase iron-molybdenum cofactor biosynthesis protein NifN: MAKVVSPNKPVIVNPLKQSQTLGAALAFLGLKGMIPLLHGSQGCTAFAKVILVRHFREAIPLSTTAMTEVSTILGGEENVEQAILTLVQKSQPEIIGLCTTGLTETRGDDMDGILKDFRKRHPELDELPIVLVSSPDFKGALQDGFAAAVESIVKEVPQPGEPKAQQVTILMSSAFTPGDVQQIKEIVSTFGLMPIVVPDLSASLDGHLDDSYSPITGGGTTLVQLHKIGSSVYTLALGESMRGAAKILEQKFGTPSEVFTELTGLEAVDRFMQFLANLSGTAVPEKYRRQRRQLQDAMLDTHFYFGRKRVSLALEPDLLWSTVYFLQSMGAEIQAAVTTTRSPLLEKLAIDSVTIGDFEDFENLAAGSDLLIGNSHTQAIAKRLGIPLYRQGIPIFDRLGNGQFNKVGYRGTMELLFDIGNLFLHAEETKVRDREVHGD, translated from the coding sequence ATGGCGAAAGTTGTCAGTCCTAATAAGCCAGTTATAGTTAATCCTCTCAAACAAAGCCAAACTTTAGGTGCAGCCTTGGCCTTTTTGGGTTTGAAAGGGATGATACCTTTACTCCACGGTTCTCAAGGTTGTACTGCTTTTGCGAAAGTGATATTAGTGCGGCATTTCCGGGAAGCTATACCCCTTTCCACCACAGCCATGACGGAAGTCAGCACGATCTTGGGTGGTGAGGAGAATGTGGAACAAGCAATTTTGACTTTGGTGCAGAAGTCTCAGCCAGAAATTATTGGTTTGTGTACAACTGGACTAACGGAAACCAGAGGAGATGACATGGACGGGATTCTCAAGGATTTCCGCAAACGTCATCCGGAATTGGATGAATTGCCAATTGTACTTGTCTCCTCACCGGATTTTAAAGGCGCACTGCAAGATGGATTTGCCGCAGCAGTAGAAAGTATTGTCAAAGAAGTTCCGCAACCAGGCGAACCAAAAGCGCAACAGGTGACAATTTTGATGAGTTCCGCCTTCACTCCAGGGGATGTGCAACAAATCAAGGAAATTGTCAGTACTTTTGGCTTAATGCCGATTGTTGTCCCTGACCTTTCTGCTTCCTTGGATGGTCACTTGGATGATTCCTACAGTCCCATTACCGGGGGTGGCACAACTTTAGTACAACTACATAAAATTGGTAGTTCTGTTTATACCCTAGCGTTGGGTGAAAGTATGCGGGGTGCAGCCAAAATTTTAGAACAAAAATTTGGCACACCTTCCGAAGTGTTTACCGAACTGACTGGATTAGAGGCGGTAGACAGATTTATGCAGTTTTTGGCGAATTTGAGTGGAACCGCAGTTCCAGAAAAATATCGCCGTCAACGTCGCCAACTGCAAGATGCGATGTTGGATACTCATTTTTACTTTGGTAGGAAAAGGGTGTCCTTGGCGCTAGAACCAGATTTACTCTGGTCAACGGTATACTTTTTGCAATCAATGGGTGCAGAAATTCAAGCAGCCGTCACCACAACGCGATCGCCACTATTGGAAAAACTTGCGATTGATAGCGTTACCATTGGTGATTTTGAAGACTTTGAAAATTTAGCTGCGGGTTCTGACTTGCTAATTGGTAATTCTCATACTCAAGCGATCGCTAAACGTTTAGGAATTCCCCTTTATCGCCAAGGTATCCCCATTTTTGATCGTTTAGGTAATGGTCAATTTAACAAAGTAGGCTACAGAGGCACTATGGAACTCTTATTTGATATCGGGAACCTCTTTTTACATGCAGAGGAAACGAAAGTCAGGGATAGAGAAGTGCATGGGGATTAG
- the nifE gene encoding nitrogenase iron-molybdenum cofactor biosynthesis protein NifE: MIITQGKINELLSEPGCEHNHHKNGEKKNKSCTQQAQPGAAQGGCAFDGAMIALVPITDAAHLVHGPIACAGNSWGSRGSFSSGPQLYKFGFTTDLSENDVIFGGEKKLYKAILDIHKRYNPEAVFVYSTCVTALIGEDMDAVCKAATNKIGIPVIPVNSPGFIGSKNLGNRIGGEALLEYVVGTQEPEYTTPYDINLIGEYNIAGEMWNVLPLFKKLGIRVLAKITGDARYKEVCCAHRAKLNVMICSKALINMGRKMEERYGIPYIEESFYGVEDINRCLRNIAAKLGDPDLQARTEKLIAEETAALDIKLAPYRDRLKGKRIVLYTGGVKSWSIISAAKDLGMEVVATSTKKSTEEDKARIKQLLGKDGITLEKGNPQEILRVINETNAEMLIAGGRNQYTALKARIPFLDINQERHHAYAGYSGMVEMARELDEALYSPVWEQVRKPAPWEDDSETRGQGDTGKFSSSTHLPISVSFEEEDY, translated from the coding sequence ATGATCATCACTCAAGGCAAAATTAACGAGCTGCTCTCTGAGCCAGGATGCGAACATAATCATCACAAAAATGGGGAAAAGAAAAACAAGTCTTGCACGCAACAAGCTCAACCGGGAGCCGCTCAAGGGGGTTGTGCCTTTGACGGTGCAATGATTGCCCTTGTACCCATCACTGACGCTGCTCATTTAGTTCACGGGCCGATCGCCTGCGCTGGTAATTCCTGGGGTAGTCGTGGTAGCTTCTCTTCTGGCCCTCAACTTTACAAATTCGGCTTCACCACAGATTTGAGTGAAAATGACGTCATCTTTGGTGGTGAAAAAAAGCTTTATAAAGCCATCCTCGACATTCACAAACGCTACAATCCCGAAGCAGTTTTTGTGTACTCCACTTGTGTTACTGCTCTCATTGGTGAGGACATGGATGCAGTTTGCAAAGCCGCTACCAATAAAATCGGCATTCCTGTGATTCCCGTAAATTCACCGGGATTTATTGGTAGCAAAAATCTTGGCAACCGCATCGGTGGAGAAGCCCTACTAGAATACGTCGTTGGTACTCAAGAACCAGAATACACCACACCTTACGACATCAACCTCATCGGTGAATATAACATCGCTGGTGAAATGTGGAATGTATTACCTTTATTTAAAAAATTAGGTATTCGTGTTTTAGCTAAAATTACTGGTGATGCTCGCTACAAAGAAGTTTGCTGCGCCCACCGCGCCAAACTCAACGTGATGATTTGCTCCAAAGCTCTAATCAACATGGGGCGGAAAATGGAGGAACGCTACGGCATCCCCTACATCGAAGAATCTTTCTATGGTGTTGAGGATATCAATCGATGTTTACGAAATATTGCAGCGAAGTTGGGCGACCCTGATTTACAAGCACGCACAGAAAAACTGATTGCCGAAGAAACCGCCGCCCTCGATATCAAACTTGCTCCTTATCGCGATCGCCTCAAGGGCAAGCGTATTGTACTTTATACTGGAGGCGTGAAAAGCTGGTCTATTATCTCCGCAGCTAAAGACTTAGGCATGGAAGTAGTTGCTACCAGTACCAAAAAAAGTACTGAAGAAGATAAAGCCCGCATCAAGCAATTACTTGGCAAAGATGGTATTACTCTAGAAAAAGGTAATCCCCAAGAAATTCTACGGGTGATTAACGAAACTAACGCAGAGATGCTGATTGCAGGTGGTCGTAACCAATACACAGCCCTAAAAGCCCGGATTCCTTTCCTCGACATCAACCAAGAACGTCACCACGCCTATGCAGGTTATAGCGGCATGGTAGAAATGGCCAGGGAATTAGATGAAGCCCTCTACAGCCCCGTGTGGGAACAAGTCCGCAAACCAGCACCTTGGGAAGACGACTCAGAGACACGGGGACAAGGAGACACAGGAAAGTTTTCGTCTTCAACACACCTACCGATCTCTGTATCTTTTGAGGAGGAAGACTACTAA
- a CDS encoding Mo-dependent nitrogenase C-terminal domain-containing protein, with product MESINHTHSHPNYHPPNHKKSGGFDLLRPLRRLVDSIQIKNYRLAHLICQIIPCCCPFQRDIHVFGRIFHVPALCKLNPLYDNFVGLRFRALSYLSDECGEDVSKYIC from the coding sequence ATGGAATCGATCAATCACACTCATTCTCACCCTAATTACCACCCGCCTAATCATAAAAAATCTGGCGGTTTTGATCTTCTACGTCCATTACGTCGGCTAGTAGATAGCATCCAAATCAAAAATTATCGTCTTGCTCATTTAATTTGCCAAATTATTCCTTGCTGTTGTCCTTTTCAGCGAGATATTCACGTGTTTGGGCGTATTTTCCACGTTCCCGCGCTATGCAAACTCAATCCTTTATATGACAATTTTGTCGGATTGCGTTTTCGGGCATTATCTTACCTCAGCGATGAATGTGGAGAAGATGTCTCGAAATATATTTGCTAG
- the nifK gene encoding nitrogenase molybdenum-iron protein subunit beta yields the protein MPQNPDKIVDHVDLFKQPEYTELFKNKHEQFEGAHSAEEVERVSEWTKGWDYREKNFAREALTVNPAKGCQPVGAMFAALGFEGTLPFVQGSQGCVAYFRTHLSRHYKEPCSAVSSSMTEDAAVFGGLNNMIEGMSVAYTLYKPKMIAVCTTCMAEVIGDDLGAFITNAKNAGSIPQDFPVPFAHTPSFVGSHITGYDNMMKGILSNLSEGKKKDKTNGKINFIPGFDTYVGNNRELKRMLGLMDIDYTILSDTSDYFDSPNNGEYEMYPGGTKLEDAAEACNAEATVALQAYTTPKTREYIKTKWNQETKVSRPFGVKGTDEFLMTLSELTGKPIPQELEIERGRLVDAMTDSYAWIHGKKFAIYGEPDLIISVVSFLLELGAEPVHILCHNGDEVFKKELQAILDESPFGKQATIWLGKDLWHFRSLLFTEPVDFFVGNSYGKYLWRDTKIPMVRIGYPIFDRHHLHRYSTIGYQGGINLLNWVVNTILDEMDRNTNIIGVTDISFDLIR from the coding sequence ATGCCACAGAATCCTGACAAAATCGTAGACCACGTAGACCTATTTAAACAGCCAGAGTATACCGAACTCTTCAAGAATAAGCACGAACAATTTGAAGGCGCACATTCTGCTGAAGAAGTAGAACGAGTTTCTGAGTGGACAAAAGGCTGGGACTACCGTGAAAAGAACTTTGCCCGTGAAGCATTAACAGTTAACCCAGCCAAAGGTTGTCAACCAGTAGGTGCAATGTTTGCAGCTCTCGGCTTTGAAGGAACTCTTCCCTTTGTCCAAGGTTCTCAAGGTTGCGTTGCATACTTCCGTACTCACCTTAGCCGTCACTACAAAGAACCTTGCTCTGCTGTTTCTTCTTCGATGACAGAAGACGCAGCCGTGTTCGGTGGTTTAAACAACATGATTGAAGGTATGAGTGTTGCTTATACACTCTACAAGCCCAAGATGATTGCTGTTTGCACCACCTGTATGGCTGAGGTTATCGGTGATGACTTGGGTGCATTTATCACCAACGCTAAGAATGCTGGTTCTATTCCCCAAGATTTTCCTGTACCCTTTGCTCACACTCCTAGCTTTGTTGGTTCCCACATCACTGGTTACGACAACATGATGAAGGGAATTCTATCTAACCTGAGTGAAGGTAAGAAGAAAGACAAAACCAACGGCAAAATCAACTTCATCCCTGGTTTCGACACCTACGTTGGTAACAACCGCGAACTCAAGCGGATGCTGGGTTTGATGGATATAGACTACACAATTCTTTCTGATACCAGTGATTACTTTGATTCACCAAACAACGGTGAATACGAAATGTACCCAGGTGGCACTAAGTTAGAAGATGCTGCTGAAGCCTGCAATGCTGAAGCTACTGTTGCTCTGCAAGCTTACACCACTCCCAAAACCCGTGAATACATTAAAACCAAATGGAATCAGGAAACTAAGGTTTCGCGTCCCTTCGGTGTCAAGGGTACAGATGAATTTCTAATGACACTGTCAGAATTGACTGGTAAGCCCATTCCCCAAGAACTGGAAATCGAACGCGGTCGCTTAGTTGACGCGATGACCGATTCCTACGCTTGGATTCATGGCAAGAAGTTTGCAATCTATGGCGAACCAGACTTAATCATCAGCGTTGTTAGTTTCTTGTTGGAATTGGGTGCTGAACCAGTACATATTCTTTGCCACAATGGTGACGAAGTATTCAAGAAAGAGCTGCAAGCTATTCTTGATGAAAGTCCCTTCGGTAAGCAAGCGACTATCTGGCTTGGTAAAGACCTGTGGCATTTCCGTAGCTTGTTGTTCACTGAGCCTGTAGACTTCTTTGTTGGTAACTCCTACGGTAAGTACCTGTGGCGTGACACTAAGATCCCAATGGTACGGATTGGTTATCCGATCTTTGATCGCCACCACTTACACCGCTATTCAACTATCGGTTATCAAGGTGGTATCAACCTCCTCAACTGGGTTGTTAACACCATTCTCGATGAAATGGATCGCAACACCAACATCATCGGTGTAACCGATATTTCCTTTGACTTGATTCGTTAA
- the nifD gene encoding nitrogenase molybdenum-iron protein alpha chain, with product MTPPENKNLIEEHKELIKDVLQAYPEKSRKKREKHLNVHEEGKSDCGVKSNIKSVPGVMTARGCAYAGSKGVVWGPIKDMVHISHGPVGCGYWSWSGRRNYYVGKTGVDSFGTMHFTSDFQERDIVFGGDKKLAKIIQEIEELFPLNRGISVQSECPIGLIGDDIEAVAKKAAKEINKPVVPVRCEGFRGVSQSLGHHIANDAIRDHMFPRFDKAKKENTLTIEPGPYDVALIGDYNIGGDAWASRMLLEEMGLRVVAQWSGDGTVNELVNGLAAKLVLIHCYRSMNYICRALEEAYGMPWMEFNFFGPTKIAASLREIAAKFDSKIQENAEKVIAKYTPIMNAVVEKYRPRLEGNTVMLYVGGLRPRHVVPAFEDLGIKVIGTGYEFAHNDDYKRTTHYIDNATIIYDDVTAYEFEEFVKAKKPSLVASGIKEKYVFQKMGLPFRQMHSWDYSGPYHGYDGFAIFARDMDIALNSPTWGLIDAPWNKKEAKAKVA from the coding sequence ATGACACCTCCAGAAAACAAGAACCTCATAGAAGAACATAAAGAACTAATTAAAGACGTTCTCCAAGCGTACCCAGAAAAATCTCGCAAAAAGCGGGAAAAACACCTCAACGTTCACGAAGAAGGCAAATCAGACTGCGGTGTTAAATCTAACATCAAATCAGTTCCCGGTGTAATGACCGCTCGTGGTTGTGCCTATGCAGGTTCCAAAGGTGTGGTTTGGGGCCCGATTAAGGACATGGTTCACATCAGCCACGGTCCTGTTGGTTGCGGTTACTGGTCTTGGTCTGGTCGTCGTAACTACTATGTTGGTAAAACTGGTGTTGATTCCTTCGGCACCATGCACTTTACCTCTGACTTCCAAGAACGTGACATCGTTTTTGGTGGTGACAAGAAACTGGCTAAAATTATTCAAGAAATTGAAGAACTCTTCCCTCTCAACCGAGGTATCAGTGTTCAGTCTGAATGTCCTATTGGTTTGATTGGGGATGACATCGAAGCTGTAGCGAAAAAAGCTGCTAAAGAAATTAATAAGCCCGTTGTACCTGTACGTTGTGAAGGTTTCCGAGGTGTATCTCAGTCTTTAGGACACCACATTGCTAACGATGCGATCCGTGACCACATGTTCCCTCGCTTTGACAAAGCGAAGAAGGAAAACACACTCACCATTGAACCTGGTCCCTACGATGTCGCCCTGATTGGTGACTACAACATCGGTGGTGATGCTTGGGCAAGCCGGATGTTACTAGAAGAAATGGGCTTACGTGTTGTGGCTCAGTGGTCTGGTGACGGTACTGTTAACGAATTGGTTAATGGTCTGGCAGCTAAGTTAGTTCTAATCCACTGCTACCGTTCCATGAACTATATCTGCCGTGCTTTGGAAGAAGCTTACGGTATGCCTTGGATGGAGTTTAACTTCTTTGGTCCTACCAAGATTGCTGCATCTCTGCGTGAGATTGCTGCTAAATTTGACTCTAAGATCCAAGAAAACGCAGAGAAGGTGATCGCTAAGTATACCCCAATCATGAATGCGGTAGTCGAGAAGTACCGCCCCCGCCTCGAAGGTAACACCGTTATGTTATATGTTGGCGGTCTGCGTCCTCGTCACGTTGTACCCGCTTTTGAAGACCTGGGTATCAAAGTTATTGGTACAGGTTACGAGTTTGCTCACAACGACGACTACAAGCGCACCACCCATTACATCGATAACGCCACAATTATTTACGACGACGTTACCGCCTACGAATTCGAGGAATTCGTTAAAGCTAAGAAACCAAGCCTAGTCGCCTCTGGGATTAAAGAGAAGTATGTCTTCCAGAAGATGGGCTTACCTTTCCGCCAAATGCACTCTTGGGATTACTCCGGTCCTTATCATGGTTACGACGGTTTCGCCATCTTTGCTCGCGACATGGATATAGCACTCAATAGCCCAACTTGGGGATTAATTGATGCTCCTTGGAACAAAAAAGAAGCTAAGGCTAAAGTTGCCTAA
- the nifH gene encoding nitrogenase iron protein gives MMTENIRQIAFYGKGGIGKSTTSQNTLAAMAEMGQRIMIVGCDPKADSTRLMLHSKAQTTVLHLAAERGAVEDLELEEVMLTGFRGVKCVESGGPEPGVGCAGRGIITAINFLEENGAYQDLDFVSYDVLGDVVCGGFAMPIREGKAQEIYIVTSGEMMAMYAANNIARGILKYAHSGGVRLGGLICNSRKVDREAELIENLAERLNTQMIHFVPRDNIVQHAELRRMTVNEYAPDSNQSQEYRALAKKIINNTKLTIPTPMEMDELEALLIEYGILDDDTKHADIIGKPAEASAK, from the coding sequence ATCATGACTGAGAATATCAGACAGATCGCTTTCTACGGTAAAGGCGGTATCGGTAAGTCTACAACTTCTCAAAATACCCTTGCTGCTATGGCAGAAATGGGTCAGCGGATTATGATTGTCGGATGTGACCCCAAGGCTGACTCCACACGTTTGATGTTGCATAGTAAAGCTCAAACCACTGTGCTGCACTTAGCAGCAGAAAGAGGTGCAGTAGAAGACTTAGAACTCGAAGAAGTAATGTTAACCGGTTTCCGTGGTGTGAAGTGCGTGGAATCTGGTGGTCCCGAACCTGGTGTAGGTTGTGCTGGTCGTGGTATCATCACCGCCATTAACTTCTTGGAAGAAAACGGTGCATATCAAGACTTAGACTTCGTATCTTACGACGTATTAGGTGACGTTGTATGTGGTGGTTTCGCTATGCCTATTCGTGAAGGTAAAGCACAAGAAATCTACATCGTTACCTCTGGTGAAATGATGGCGATGTACGCTGCAAACAACATCGCTCGTGGTATTCTGAAGTATGCTCACTCTGGTGGTGTACGCTTAGGTGGTTTGATTTGTAACAGCCGTAAAGTTGACCGGGAAGCTGAACTGATCGAAAACCTGGCTGAAAGACTCAACACCCAGATGATCCACTTTGTACCTCGCGACAACATCGTTCAACACGCTGAGTTGCGTCGTATGACCGTTAACGAGTACGCACCCGATAGCAACCAATCTCAAGAATACCGTGCATTAGCTAAGAAAATTATCAACAATACTAAGCTCACCATTCCTACACCAATGGAAATGGACGAACTAGAAGCACTGTTGATTGAATACGGTATCCTTGACGACGATACCAAGCACGCAGATATCATCGGCAAACCAGCTGAAGCTTCTGCTAAATAA
- the nifU gene encoding Fe-S cluster assembly protein NifU, whose protein sequence is MWDYTDKVLELFYNPQHQGAIEDKGEPGIKVAVGDVGSIACGDALRLHLKVEENTEKILEARFQTFGCTSAIASSEALVELIKGKTLDEALKVTNKEIANYLGGLPEAKMHCSVMGQEALEAAIYNYRGIPLDSHEDDDEGAIVCTCFGISDVKIRRVIIENNLTTAEEVTHYVKAGGGCGSCLANIDDIIASVQKEKVSATPVSNSLYQTNGKSAVKPLTPVQKIALIQRVLDEEVRPVLIADGGDVELFDVEGDRVKVILQGACGSCSSSTATLKIAIESRLRDRVSKELVVEAV, encoded by the coding sequence ATGTGGGACTATACAGATAAAGTATTGGAACTGTTTTACAATCCCCAACATCAGGGAGCAATAGAAGACAAGGGTGAACCAGGAATAAAAGTTGCTGTTGGTGATGTGGGTAGCATTGCTTGCGGAGACGCCCTGAGACTGCACCTGAAAGTTGAGGAAAATACAGAGAAAATTCTTGAGGCTCGTTTTCAAACTTTTGGTTGTACCAGTGCGATCGCTTCATCTGAAGCTTTGGTAGAACTCATCAAGGGTAAAACTTTAGATGAAGCTCTGAAAGTTACTAATAAAGAAATTGCTAATTATTTGGGTGGTTTACCGGAAGCAAAAATGCACTGCTCGGTAATGGGACAAGAAGCGCTAGAAGCAGCTATTTATAACTACCGTGGTATCCCTCTCGACAGTCATGAAGATGATGACGAAGGAGCTATAGTTTGCACTTGCTTTGGTATTAGTGATGTCAAAATCCGACGGGTGATTATTGAAAATAACCTCACCACCGCCGAAGAAGTTACACATTACGTCAAAGCTGGTGGGGGATGCGGATCTTGTCTAGCAAATATTGATGATATTATTGCATCTGTGCAAAAAGAAAAAGTATCTGCCACTCCTGTAAGTAATTCCCTCTATCAAACCAATGGCAAGTCAGCCGTAAAACCACTGACACCAGTGCAAAAAATCGCACTCATCCAAAGAGTATTAGATGAAGAAGTTAGACCCGTTTTGATCGCCGACGGGGGAGATGTAGAACTATTTGATGTCGAAGGTGATCGCGTTAAAGTAATTCTGCAAGGTGCTTGCGGTTCTTGTTCTAGCAGCACAGCCACATTAAAGATTGCGATCGAATCTAGACTACGCGATCGTGTGAGCAAAGAACTTGTAGTTGAAGCAGTTTAG
- the nifS gene encoding cysteine desulfurase NifS, with protein sequence MQKDCIYLDNNATTKVDPEVVEAMLPYLTDYYGNPSSMHTFGGQVKKAVNKAHEQIAALLGADASEIIFTSGGTEGDNAAIRAALLAQPDKRHIITTQVEHPAVLTLCKQLENQGYSVTYLSVNHAGQLDLNELEAALTGNTALVSIMYANNETGVVFPIEQIGLRVKESGALFHVDAVQAVGKIPMNMKTSTIDMLTMSGHKIHAPKGIGALYVRRGVRFRPMLIGGGQQRGRRAGTENIPGVVALGKAAELELLHLEEATARERKLRDRLEQTIIATIPDCQVNGHSTQRLPNTTNIGFKYIEGEAILLHLNKHGICASSGSACSSGSLEPSHVLRAMGLPYTILHGSIRFSLCRYTTDAEIDTVLAVMPGIIEHLRALSPFKNDEASWLQQRDGEMGQWRDGEKNKSLVAN encoded by the coding sequence ATGCAGAAAGATTGTATTTATTTAGATAATAATGCCACTACCAAAGTAGATCCTGAAGTTGTAGAGGCGATGCTGCCTTACTTGACGGATTATTATGGTAATCCCTCTAGTATGCACACCTTTGGCGGGCAAGTAAAAAAAGCAGTTAACAAAGCACATGAACAAATTGCTGCTCTCCTTGGCGCTGATGCATCAGAAATTATTTTCACAAGTGGTGGTACAGAGGGAGATAACGCCGCTATTCGCGCTGCACTGTTGGCGCAACCAGACAAGCGACACATTATCACTACCCAGGTAGAACACCCAGCAGTACTAACTCTGTGCAAACAGCTAGAAAATCAGGGTTACAGTGTTACCTATTTATCAGTAAATCACGCAGGGCAGTTAGACCTAAATGAACTAGAAGCTGCGCTTACTGGTAACACCGCCTTAGTCAGCATTATGTATGCTAACAACGAAACGGGCGTAGTTTTTCCCATTGAGCAGATTGGTCTTAGAGTTAAAGAAAGCGGCGCTCTCTTCCATGTGGACGCGGTGCAAGCAGTCGGTAAAATTCCGATGAACATGAAGACTAGCACCATTGATATGTTAACCATGTCTGGTCACAAAATTCATGCACCCAAAGGAATTGGTGCTTTATATGTGCGACGTGGTGTGAGATTTCGTCCGATGCTCATTGGTGGCGGACAACAACGCGGTAGAAGGGCGGGAACAGAAAACATTCCAGGAGTTGTCGCCCTTGGCAAAGCTGCCGAATTAGAATTATTACATTTAGAAGAAGCGACAGCTAGAGAAAGAAAACTGCGTGATCGCTTAGAACAAACTATTATTGCAACTATTCCCGACTGCCAAGTCAACGGTCATTCTACGCAGAGATTGCCCAACACTACTAACATTGGCTTCAAGTACATTGAAGGTGAAGCAATTCTCCTCCACCTCAACAAACACGGTATCTGTGCCTCATCCGGTTCTGCTTGCAGTTCTGGCTCTTTAGAACCTTCCCACGTTTTGAGAGCAATGGGTTTACCCTACACAATTTTGCACGGTTCTATTCGCTTCAGTCTTTGTCGTTATACCACAGACGCCGAAATTGATACTGTCCTAGCAGTGATGCCTGGTATTATTGAACACCTACGCGCCCTCTCACCCTTCAAGAACGACGAAGCAAGTTGGCTGCAACAAAGAGATGGGGAGATGGGGCAATGGAGAGATGGGGAGAAAAACAAATCCCTCGTTGCTAATTAA
- a CDS encoding 4Fe-4S binding protein: MAYQITSECISCNLCQSVCPTGAIKMDGDRPWIDPELCTNCVGSIHTVPQCKAGCPTSNGCVKVPSDYWEKWFNTYYPLVAKITKKQDYWETWFNFYSQRFSEQLQKRQHQVAC; this comes from the coding sequence ATGGCTTACCAAATTACCAGCGAGTGCATTTCCTGTAATCTTTGTCAATCTGTATGTCCGACTGGTGCAATCAAAATGGATGGCGATCGCCCCTGGATTGATCCTGAACTTTGCACAAATTGCGTTGGCAGTATTCACACTGTACCTCAATGCAAAGCTGGTTGTCCGACAAGCAACGGTTGCGTCAAAGTCCCCAGCGATTACTGGGAAAAATGGTTTAATACTTATTACCCTTTGGTAGCAAAAATAACAAAAAAACAAGATTATTGGGAGACTTGGTTTAACTTCTATTCCCAAAGATTCTCCGAGCAATTACAGAAACGTCAGCACCAAGTTGCCTGTTAG